The genomic interval CCCCAAAATAATACTATGTGAAGGAGTAAACTAAAATTGGGGGagcaaattcaaaaaaatataaaaaacaaaaaaaaacaaaaattgagatatttctCTCATTGAGATAATTATTATCTTAGGAGTATGACATAAAACTTTAACAAGTCCCTAAAATTGAATACAGAGTCGGGCGGCAGGGGAGGCGTTTCTTATCTTGTTAAAGTCTCTCTCGAATGGCATTTTCCGTTGTCTCCTTCAACCCCATATCTTCGTCATTTGCTTCTTCAGTTTCATTTTCGAAACCATATCTCTGCTCTATCAAGACTCATTTCCATGGTTTAACTCTGGCTACTCCGATCTCCAATAAGCCACTGGTTGTTTGCTGTTCCACTTCCGATATGGGTTCCGCCCCTGACTCCATGAGTCTAAGGTATTAAAggtcaataattgtattaacaATTATGGTTCTTTGTCATGTTTGAGTGAATTTTTTGTTGGGTGTCTTAACTGTTTGTAAAAATGCCCAAGTGGAATGGCCGGCAGCACTTTTTTTCCCCCTTTCCCTTGGCGCTGTTGTTATTCATTGTGAATTTTTTGCATGGGAATTCCCTTACTTTCTTTCGAGAAGTGACTGAAACTTTATTGCTATAGTACAATTGGAGAAATAGAGTTATGGCTTTATGAAAATTGCGCTTTAAATAGACACGGAAGTAATATATCAGCCATAAACAGTTgctctgtttttttttgtttttactttGGTAATGCTCTTGTTACTTTTAGCTTCGGCTTACGCTAGTCTAAGATTAACCCAGGTTCTTTTATGGAGCAAACAGAAGATTTTGAACTATACACGAGGCTAGTTTGTTTATTAGTTGATGATACGAAGGATAGCACATAATTATTGTTATGAATGAACCTTTCTTAAAGAATGATACTTTGAAGCTTCTTCTACCTCAGTGTATAAGTTGGTTGGAATTTTTCTGAAGTCATgagaaatgcatataaatttgTCGGGTAGGGAAAGGAGAGGTTATCAAAAGAGAGGTAGACATTATAGGTTGTTGACTCTCGTACTTGATATGTTTGTTCTTTGGTCAATATTTGGTTATTGTTGTTATATTGCTTATTTTCGTTGAATTTTTGTGCTTTCTTCCACATTTTGTTTCGTACTCATTTTGTTAACTTCCATGGTTTGTAACAGGCACCCCCAAATGTCATCTATGTCACCATTTGGGGTGACAATGAACGAAGGGGGTGTGTCAAGATCATCGCATAAATGGCAAAGGGTCTTACTTAAAGTAAGTGGAGAAGCACTTGCCGGGGATCAGGCACAGAACATTGATCCAAAGGTGAgttttcagtgtttttattcacccgtatttatgtatatatatctatatataatatatatatatttatttatatatttcctGATGTTGGTCTTTTACACCATCTCTTATTATAGATTACAATGTCAATTGCAAGAGAGGTTGCAGCTGTGACTCGACTTGGCATTGAGGTAAATTTATAATCCTTTCTGTCATATATATGAGGTCATGTGTATACATTGAATAGAATGAATGCATGAACAGGTGCaaacataaaatcacaaaagcaGTCACAATTATAGTACCTTTTAGCCTTTTACTTGTTTCTGCTGTTCTACATGTCATAGAACTTCAACTTCTAGCTGCAGTAGTTTTTTTCTCAATTCCAGAGTCATCTTTGAGCTCAATCATTTAAAAAGATTTTTACGGGAAAGAAGCTATTATTGAAACTATGAAACTGTGAAGCTGAATAGAAGAACtgtttaaataaaaattgaccTATTCCATTTATCACACCATCTCAAATGCAAATTAGACTTAACTGATCTAGGTCTTGTTTTTTAACAatacgaaaatttcaatattCTGGTTACTTTCACCTGTATAAAAAAGAACTCTTAAAAATGTGTTAGGTTGCAATCGTGGTTGGTGGTGGAAACATATTTCGTGGATCTTCGTGGGCTGGCTGCAGTGGTCTAGACCGTTCCTCAGCTGATTACATTGGGTAATTTCTGTGTTTGGaatattgaattgaatgaaTGCAGCTTCAATTCTTGGAATCATTGTGTAGATAGACACATTTTACATGCTTTCAAGTTATTTACCACTATCTAGTTCTGTTCTATACATTGCTTATCCACTTTGGCTGAGAGTGGTCTGGAACTCTACGTTTTATTATATCATATACATATTATCATGGTTTATTATGATTCAAGGGCACCAGGTAGCTCAAATGGCCAGATGTGTGGTTTTCTGCCACAAGGTCTAAAAGTGCCTCTTGGGTTCCTCTGTTCTTATATGGTTAGACAAGGAGCCtcatttgtttttaaaaaaaatatttatgataGAAGGACAACAAAGCTATGCAACATATCCCTTTGCTATGCAAACATACATTAATTTGTCTAATAATAGCTTGTTAATTGGAAcatttaatcttataatttataaaagaaTGCAGCTTTCCATAGtttcttatttaaaaacaaaaacaaaaacaaaaacaaaatgcaACTTTCATTGTTGGATAAGAATAGAAAACACAGGCTACATACAATTTACTGATGCCTACAGAAAAGAATGCATTGTGGATTGTGATTTTTTACTTTTACCGCTTTGCTTTTGCTGATCTATTAGTTGGTCCTCGAGAGACACTCAATTTTAATACCAAAATAATTGAATGTTTACGCATGTCAAAAATCCCCTACAAGTCTGATCTATTTCTTCACTTGCTATTTATTGGGCGTGTTTACAGGATGCTAGCTACTGTCATGAATGCTATATTTCTTCAAGCAACAATGGAGAGCATTGGCATCCCAACTCGAGTGCAGACTGCATTCAGAATGTCAGAAGTTGCAGAGCCTTACATACGCCGGAGGGCTGTGAGGCATCTTGAGAAAGGGAGAGTTGTAATTTTTGCAGCTGGGACTGGAAATCCATTTTTCACCACAGATACTGCTGCAGCCCTTCGTTGTGCAGAAAGTATGTTGGGTTGTGTTTTCAGTTTTTAGAATTGTGTTTTCAAAAGTGAGAatagaaaacagttttttatcattttaaaaatttaatagtgTTTGGGTAATATTTTCTAACTATTTTTAGAaactttttagtaaaaaaaaaaattcaatattctaCACCATACCACGACATGAACCCAACACCACCCTGGTCCTAGATCCAAAACCGGCCCCAGGACCCTGACTTGGGTCCCGGACCAGaacccaggacccaaacctaaacctcGGACCCTTGTTTCTAAAATATTTGGCCAAACGCACCTTGTTAGTTTCTGAAAGTTTTTTTCTGGTTTTAtaaactgaaaacagtttttaatttttgaagccAAAAGCCACTAAGTAATCATTTATTGAATGCTCTATTTTATTGAGTTCCTCCAATGCATATTATAATGTCAACTGATTATATGTCTCTATAGAAATTCCaaaattttcttttctatttatttattttgacacCAAGTTCTCTTTAAACTAGTCTGTTCAGGTGTATAGTAGTCCTATTTATTTCAAAAGCTAGTGATTTGGCCTCTGAATGTGTTGTGAAAAtgctttttttgttttgatatttTTGAACTGATTAGTAGCATTCAATTGTTGGTCCAGTTAATGCAGAAGTTGTGCTGAAAGCTACAAATGTTGACGGGGTCTACGAAGAAGATCCAAGGTGCAACTCAAACGCTCGTCTTCTTGAAAATCTGACTTATCAAGAAGTGATTTCGAAAGAACTATCAGTTATGGACTTGACTGCAATTACTCTGTgccaagaaaataatattcccGGTATCTTCAGCTGCCACTATTTAACTTTGAATAGTATATCAGTATTCTTGCTCctgaaaaataaaaagctaAACTTCTTTCAATTTATGCAGTTGTTGTCTTCAACCTAAACAAACCAGGAAACATCTCAAAAGCCATCAAGGGAGAGAAGGTTGGCACTTTGATTGGAGGAAGAAAGAATTCCGAAATGGCAAGTGCATGAGAATTCGCTTTTTCCGTTCTAAAATTGTAGTGCAGAAGAATTGAGAGTAGATTATTACTGAATCTAGTTAGAGATGAACTTGGATTGGGTATAGTATGAAGGTTTAGTTTTCCTTGTAAATAATCCTTGAGGAACATTAGGAGGAGAATAGTCTTTTTATCTTCCAAATTTTGGCTTtcatgtatttattttcatCCTACTTAAGTTTGATATATTTATTGGAGCTTGTAATCATTTCCACCAAAAATGCACACGCTTTGACTTACTCCAAATATTAGACGAACAGAATAGACCCTAGAGTAAAATATTGCCACAATAAGTGGCTATTAAAGGGACAAGTTGGGCTTATATTATTGTTGTCATATTATTGGTGACTAATTTCGTCTTTATCACAAACTGTTTAGTGCAGTGACATTTATGGCATGTTTGGTTTAGTGTAATGGGAATTgtaatgaaattattattaccattatattatttgttttcatttttaaacttttataatgGCTTTACATTATAATGGTTGTATTGTAATTCCGGTTACATCATAAAACTAATGTAATGATAATTACAttgttagaaaatattttttttactcttttttattacttatttttttttaaattttaaatattacaaataataaaactaagagTATTTTTATCAATATAcaacttattttatttgattacaATGTTCTTTATAGAGTTAAATCAAACATCATAATACCATTCCTATAACAATTATTATTCTATTATATTACTATTCATATTACAATTACTATTCTCATTACATTATATCAAAGCAAACACCACCTTATATTTGTGCTCACAAACATTAGCATTTATTGGAGTTTAATTCTGATCTTAATGTCCATTTGTTTAATTCACACTATGAAAATACTCGAGATTAAATATTATTGCGGAAATTATTACcttcattcaaaaaaataaataaataaaaaacaacaaataatacggaattattattattattaactcaAAATTCCGTTCGATGCCCATGGTTGATAATACAGCAAATAATAACTAACTTTAACACATAATATAAGGAAACGTAAGTTACGCTCCCTCTTTCTGAGTGTTCTATCTACTATTACACGTTGAAGTTTCTAAAGCTCCtaaaagccaaaaaaaaataaaaagtttactAAAGTTAGTAATCatagaaaaatgaaaagaaaattgtGAGATACTGTTGTACTAAAATTTCACATcaaactaaaatttaataaatgatcCTCAACAACTTTTTAGATTGAAGATAAACAAGTATATATCCTCAATCATCCATCcaccaaaagaaaaagaagtccTTATATAA from Cannabis sativa cultivar Pink pepper isolate KNU-18-1 chromosome 4, ASM2916894v1, whole genome shotgun sequence carries:
- the LOC115714977 gene encoding uridylate kinase PUMPKIN, chloroplastic, with the translated sequence MAFSVVSFNPISSSFASSVSFSKPYLCSIKTHFHGLTLATPISNKPLVVCCSTSDMGSAPDSMSLRHPQMSSMSPFGVTMNEGGVSRSSHKWQRVLLKVSGEALAGDQAQNIDPKITMSIAREVAAVTRLGIEVAIVVGGGNIFRGSSWAGCSGLDRSSADYIGMLATVMNAIFLQATMESIGIPTRVQTAFRMSEVAEPYIRRRAVRHLEKGRVVIFAAGTGNPFFTTDTAAALRCAEINAEVVLKATNVDGVYEEDPRCNSNARLLENLTYQEVISKELSVMDLTAITLCQENNIPVVVFNLNKPGNISKAIKGEKVGTLIGGRKNSEMASA